A section of the Cydia amplana chromosome 15, ilCydAmpl1.1, whole genome shotgun sequence genome encodes:
- the LOC134654770 gene encoding E3 SUMO-protein ligase ZBED1, with protein sequence MTIKLKQDVQTRWNSTFYMFERLLRVKVQLSATLSILDSPPPNLEAAQWQILEDSVAILQPFEKITAVLSAESYPTLSCIIPLVRGLQNSLNKRTPITDAGKHLQRALLEVVDKRLSVYKSNRTAAKATLLDPRFKKKAFGLDSTAENAVKHVTEELAYYITHEPDYVLTEPPVADTSTTNVPPLSNADEIWEDFDKKLTESVMQQTPISSATTLLKQYLDLPYLDRKQDPLQFWAERQQLFPSLSQMAFKYLCIPASSVPSERLFSKAGLSIIKYV encoded by the exons ATGACAATCAAATTAAAGCAGGATGTACAAACCCGATGGAATTCAACGTTTTATATGTTTGAAAGACTTTTGAGAGTAAAAGTGCAATTGTCCGCGACATTATCTATTTTAGACTCTCCTCCACCCAACTTAGAAGCAGCCCAGTGGCAAATCCTAGAAGACTCCGTAGCCATTTTGCAGCCTTTCGAAAAAATTACAGCTGTGCTGTCTGCGGAATCATATCCTACCCTATCTTGCATAATACCATTAGTACGGGGGCTACAAAACTCGCTAAACAAAAGGACCCCGATCACCGATGCCGGCAAGCACCTACAACGGGCTTTATTAGAAGTGGTAGACAAGCGATTAAGTGTTTACAAATCCAACAGAACTGCGGCAAAAGCAACCCTCCTCGACCCGCGCTTCAAAAAGAAGGCTTTCGGCCTTGATAGCACGGCTGAAAATGCAGTAAAGCACGTAACCGAAGAATTGGCGTACTACATTACCCACGAGCCAGATTACGTCCTAACTGAGCCACCAGTAGCAGACACGAGTACCACCAATGTACCACCACTTAGCAACGCCGACGAGATCTGGGAGGACTTTGACAAAAAGTTAACGGAGAGCGTTATGCAGCAAACTCCGATCTCGTCGGCAACAACTTTGCTGAAGCAATATTTAGACTTGCCGTATCTGGACAGAAAACAAGATCCTCTGCAATTCTGGGCAGAGCGGCAGCAACTTTTTCCAAGCCTCAGTCAAATGGCGtttaaatatttgtgcataccaGCTTCCTCGGTGCCATCTGAAAGACTTTTTTCTAAAGCCG GTTTGTCCATAATTAAGTACGTATAA